The region ACGACTCTCTACTGGTGAACGGGTAGTCCCCCGACCGGAACGGATGCCCGGCCCACGACAGCGGGTCGGGCATCCGGCCGTGCCGGTGGACGGCGCCGGGAGCACCGCCGGCCGGGGTCCGGCGGGTCCACGGTCAGCCGGTCCGGGACTCCGGATCACCACCGACCACTACCGGCTGCCGCCGCCGTTGCCCGAGGTGCTGCCGGAACGAGTGGGTGACCGCCGCCGCCCACACCGCGAGGATCACCGCGTAGCAGCCGTACCGGACGGCGGACGGGGCGTCGAGCCAGTCGCTGCGGAGCAGGGTTCGGCTGTTGGTCAGGACGATCATGCCGCCGACCGCGGAGCCGAGGACCCGGGGCGGGACCCTGCGGACGAGCCAGGCCGCGATCGGTGCGGCGACCACGCCGCCGATCAGCAGCGCGAGGACCCAGCCGAGGTTGATGTTCTCCGCGCCGAGCCCGACCAGGAACCCGAGGCTCGCCGCGACGGCGACCAGGAACTCGCTGGTGTCGATCGATCCGATGACCTTTCGTGGTTCGAGCCGGCCGCTGGCCAGGATCGCCGGGGTGCCGATCGGCCCCCAGCCGCCGCCACCGGTGGCGTCGACGAAGCCGGCGAGCAGGCCCAGTGGACCGAGGAACCGCTTGCGCAGCGGCTTGCCCACGTTGTCCTTCGGCAGGTCGAAGGTGGTGAAGCGGACCAGGAGGTAGCCACCGAGGCCGAGCAGGATCAGCGACATGATCGGAGCCGCCGAGTCGGTGGAGAGGCTGGACAGGAGGGTGGCTCCGGCGAAGGCACCGATCGCGCCGGGGATGCCGATCCGGGCGACGACCTTCGGGTCGACGTTGCCGAACCGCCAGTGCGCGGCGCCCGAGGCGAGCGTGGTGCCGA is a window of Micromonospora sp. NBC_01699 DNA encoding:
- a CDS encoding sulfite exporter TauE/SafE family protein; protein product: MRKILLLALVGLGAQLVDGSLGMAYGVTSTTLLLAVGVHAAAASATVHLAEIGTTLASGAAHWRFGNVDPKVVARIGIPGAIGAFAGATLLSSLSTDSAAPIMSLILLGLGGYLLVRFTTFDLPKDNVGKPLRKRFLGPLGLLAGFVDATGGGGWGPIGTPAILASGRLEPRKVIGSIDTSEFLVAVAASLGFLVGLGAENINLGWVLALLIGGVVAAPIAAWLVRRVPPRVLGSAVGGMIVLTNSRTLLRSDWLDAPSAVRYGCYAVILAVWAAAVTHSFRQHLGQRRRQPVVVGGDPESRTG